Part of the Sinorhizobium terangae genome is shown below.
AAATCCGGGCGGTGGCAGACGATGGACTTGAACCCGAGCGCCTTGATCTCGTCGAGGTCCTCGACCGTGATCTGGCCGGAGACCGAGTATTCATCGTTGATCTGGCGAATGTCCATGATGATGCTTCCTCTGAACGGTGTTGCCCTGATTTAGGCCCGGCGTCAGGCGGCGTCAATCGCAAGAGCGGAGTGAGGAAGGTGTTTCCTCCTGCAGCCCGCACTAGCTATTGCGGCCGATCAGGTCACCGTGAAGGCGAGCGCATAACTGCGCGACTGGCCGGGCTCGATGACGCCGAGTTCGCCCGATGTGGCCAGTTCCACCCGCTTTGCAAGGCGATGCGACGCCGGTTCGATGCTGATGACATTGGCACCGCCGCGCTGGCAGCGCCACATCTGCAAAAACGGCAACGTGTCCACGCGGAACCGAACGGCAAGCCGCCGCCCGCCAAGCCCCGGCAACGGCGTCAACGAAACCTCCGACCAGCCGTCCTCGTGATGCGCCGGAATACAGAAATGGGCGCTCTCGCCCTCGCCGAACTGCCAGCCGATCAATCCGCTTTCGAGTGACGGGGTGACAATACGCGTTTCGCGGCCGAGCAGCCGGCCACCGATATTCATGTGATACATCATCATCGGCGCGAAGGCCGAGTCGCCGACGTTTGTTACGCGGTCCTCAAGCACCACGCCTTGCCCGTTTTCGGCCACAGACCACCGACGTTCGACGGCGGCCTTGCCGCCAGAGGCGAGATCCACCTCGGTCAGAGCCTGGCAGCGAGTGCCATCGGCGGACATCTCCGCCCGGATGACGGGTGTGCCTGCAAGCGAACCGTGCAGAGGATAGCGCCTTCCGTCGTCGCGGCCTTCGACGGCCTCGGGATGGCGGATGTGATCGGGACCGCAGGTAAAGAGAAAGCCGGCGAGCGCATGATCGATCCTGTGGTCGCCATCGGACGGAATGGCCAGACCCGGAGAAAGGTCGGTGCCATCGAACACGAAGGCAGCGATGTCGAGCGCCGACGAGCGGTCGAACAGGAGGTGGCCAGAGACGCCGTCACGCGTGCTGCACAAGGTCGTTTCCATAGATTGCTCCGGCTGGCGCATGCGAATCACGCGCACGTGCAAATGCATGATAAGGCAAAGCAAAACGCTCCGAGCATGATAATTTCCGGCTGAACAATCGGGCTTCGAGGGCGTTACCGACAGAGACGGAGGAGGAACAACGGCAAGGAACATCTCAGGCGCCTTGTCCGCCTCATTCTCCCCTGTTGAAACCGACGCCAGACCGATCTACTAGGGTTTAACGGATCGGTCAGGATGAATTTTAACCAACCGTTCACGATGGATTCACTTTTTTCACATTAACGTCCAAATCGGCATGTACCGCCCGGATCAATCATCATGAAAACAGGTTCTATCGTGACGACTGCGACCCGCACCGGTCTCTCGCTTCTCGCCGCAGCCGGCCTCTTGATCGTGGAGCTTGCACCTGCCTCCGCGCAGGAAGGCTATTCCCGCGGCGGTGGCGATGTCATCCTGGTTACCCCGAACGGCGAAATTCTCGACTACATGCCGGGACGGGACGAGGTGCGCGCCATGCGCGACCACCGCGGCCGCACCGTCCTCGTCGATCCCTGGGGCAATATCGTCGCGACAGTGATGCCGTCGGACGGCTACGGCAGGGCCCGCCGCCGGCAAAGCGACGTCGATGTCTATTCGAACGACGGCTATGGCTACCGCGACGATGGCTACCAAGACCGCGGCTACGGCTATTCCGAGCCCGGTGAGTTTACGGGCACGGTCCCGGACTACCGCGAACCGGCCCCTGTCGAGCGCGAGGAGTTGCGAGACAACCTGCCCGGCCTCATGGACGGCAGCGAGCAGGCGGCCTACGATCCGCGATATGACGAGCCGCTTAGACAGCCGATGCCGCCGGCGATCTCGGTGAAGGGCAAATCGCGTGCGGAAATCACCGCGCTGCAGGTGTTTCTCGACCGCGAGGGCTTCTCGCCGGGCGTGATCGACGGCAAGATGGGCTCGAACGTCACCAAGGCCATCGAAGCCTGGCAGCAGGCGACCGGCGAGACGCTTGATCCGAACAACACCGAGGACATTCTCGAACGGCTGCGTTTCAACGGCGGCCTGCCGATCACCACCTACACGATCACCGCTACCGACGCGGCCGGGCCTTATGTCGCGGCGATCCCGGAAGACTATGCCCACAAGGCGATGCTTCCGCATCTCTCCTTCACGTCCACAGTCGAGATGCTCGGCGAGAAGTTCCACATGGACGAGAACTACCTGCGCGAACTCAATCCCGGCGTCGATTTTTCCATTCCGGGTACGATTATCAAGGTGATCAATCCAGGCCCGAACAAGGCGGGCAAGGTCGCGCGGATCGTGGCCGACAAGGGTCGCAAGCAGGTGCTCGCCTACGATGAGGCCGACAAGCTCATTGCCGCTTATCCTTCTACGATCGGCTCGTCGGACACGCCCTCCCCGTCCGGCATCGTTTCGGTCGAGCGGATCGCCTTCGATCCGGGCTATACCTACAATCCGAGGATCAACTTCCAGCAGGGCGCGAACGACAAGATTCTAACCCTGCAGCCCGGACCGAACGGGCCAGTCGGCACGGTCTGGATCGCACTGTCGAAGCCGACTTACGGCATTCACGGTACCCCCGACCCGTCGAAAATCGGCAAGACCCAAAGCCACGGCTGCATTCGCCTCACCAACTGGGATGCGACCGAACTCGGCAAGATGGTGAGCAAGGGCGTGACGGTCGAGTTCGTCGATTGATCCTGGAGCCTGCCCGGCGAAGGGCATGCTCTCCTCCCTCGTGATCCCATCCGGAAGCGGCCCTCCAAGAGTGCGCAAGCAGGCGATTTCCTGATCGCATTTTGCGGCGGCCAGCCGGCATTGCACGTCTTCATGACCTCATGAAACATTGTCATGAAAAACTTTGTGACAATGGTTCTATCACTGGCGAAAAGTTTTCCATCACGATCAATCGGTGCAGGATATGATGGGTTTGCGGCCCTTCTTGTCCCGCTTCGAAGACAAAGGAATGTCCGCAATGGCAACGGAGCGTGCTCTCCCCAACCTCTGGCATGCGACGGCACCGGCCGCGCCTGAAACCGGTCCGCTGACCGGCGACCTGAGCACCGACGTAGCGATCATCGGCGGCGGCTTTACCGGTCTCTCCGCCGCGCTGCATCTTGCGGAAAAGGGCGTGAAGGCAACCGTGGTCGAAGCGCGGATGATCGGCTTCGGCGGCTCCGGGCGCAACGTCGGTCTCGTCAATGCCGGCATGTGGGTAAAGCCGGACGATCTCGTCGCAACTCTCGGCGCTGACGCAGGAAACCGCTTGTTGAAGGAACTCGGCGACGGTCCGTCGCTGGTCTACGATCTGGTCGCGAAACACGACATGCAGTGCGAAGCCGTGCGCAACGGCACGCTCCACATGGCTGTCGGTGCCGAAGGACTCAAGGACATTAAGGATCGCGAGGCGCAGTGGAAGAAGCGCGGCGCGCCCGTCGAAGTCCTCTCGGCCGACAAGACGCATGTGGTTTCCGGCGCCGAGGGCTTTGCCGGCGCCCTCCTCGACCGCCGCGCCGGAACGATCCAGCCGCTCGCCTACGCGAGGGGACTGGCCCGTGCAGCGCTCGCGGCCGGCGCGAGCATCTTTACCGATACTCCGCTCGTTGCCGCCACACGCCAGGGGGATCTGTGGAAACTGAAGGCCGGCCGGGGTACCATTATCGCCCGCCATGTCATTCTGGCGACCAACGCCTATGGCGGGCTCGTTCCCGACGCGCCGTGGAAGGCGCATACGCAGGAATTGACGATCCTCCCCTATTTCCAGTTCGCCACCAATCCGCTTCCCGAAAAGGTCGCAGCACGAATCCTGCCGGAGCGTCAGGGTACCTGGGACACCGGGCTCGTGATGACCTCCTTTCGCATGGACCAGCAGAACCGGCTGATCTTCGGTTCGATCGGCCGCCTCGACGCCATCGCGGAGGGCACGCATCGCGCCTTCGCAGCCCGCTCGTTGCGCAAGCTCTTCCCCTATATCGGCGATTTCCGCTTCGAGTACTGGTGGGACGGCAGCATCGGCATGACGACCAACAACCTGCCCGCCATGCACCTGCTCGCGCCAAACGTCGTTTCGGTGAGCGGCTACAATGGCCGCGGCATTGCGCCAGGAACTGTCTTCGGGCGTGCGCTCGCCGGCCACGTGATGGGCGACGACTCGGCAATCCCGCTTTCAGAAACGCCGATTACGCCCGATCCGTGGCGGACCGTAAAATCGGCGTTTTATCACGCCGGCGCGCAGGCAAAGCACTTCGTCGATCGGCGTTTTTGAAGAGCACCCATTTCTGCTATGACCTCCTGGAGGCCGGTCGCCTGCTCGGCGGTGCCGGTGCGTATTGCGCCGAAGATCGAGCTCGCCTCGTCCACGTGCGCCGGGATCTAAGGAAGCCTCCGCTTGCCAGCCATTCGGCGCAGGGCGGGAACGCTGACTACGCGGCGCGCAATTGCGCCCAGGACGGCACCCGCGCAGCCCAGGACCGCTGATAGCGAACGGGCAGCAGCGCCAGAACCTCCTGAGCGAGCGCAAGCGCATTCTCGCGCGCTTTGTCGAGATTGCTGACGCGGCCGGCGTCCATCGTCTGCAGCGTTCCGCCGCATTCGAAAATCTCGCGGTAGGCGGCGCGTTCGACGATCGGCGTTTCGAGCATCGCAACGCCGCGCGACGCAAGCAGCGTCTTGATGGTCTGGAGCGCACGTGTGGTCACCAGCGAGTTGACGCGCGTGAGCACGACTGAATGCTTGATGCGAACCGTCGCCTTTTGTTCGATGTGGCGGATCAGTTCCAGGATCTGGACGGCGCCCTGCGCGTCCATCGCGCACCCTTGGACCGGGATCAGCACCTGATCGGAAAGGCCGAGCGCCAGTGCGACGATTGCATCCTTGGCTCCGGCGAGATCGATGACGATGAAATCGACCTCGTCCTTCAGTTCGCGGATATGGCAGGGCAGCGAAGCTGGTGTGATGTGCGAAATCACTTCGAGATTGGCGACACGGCCGGAAACTTCCGACCAGCGCGTGATCCAGCGCTGTGGATCCGCGTCGAGCACCACCACCCTGTTGCCCTGTCTCGCCAGTTCCGTCGACAGGATCAATGCCGCCGTCGTCTTGCCGGCGCCGCCTTTTGCGTTGGCAAATGTGATGACCGCCATCTTCCACCTCATTCCGTCATTGTTTCAAAGCCCCGCTCGAAGCATCGACGGCGCCCTTAACAGAGCCTTTCAGAACATGGTTAACGAAATGGAAATTTTTGGCAGGCAAAGATTAACCGCGGATCTGAGAACCGAAGGCAAGGAAATGAAAAGCCCGGAAAACTAAGGCTCTCCGGGCTTCGGAAAAATTAACGCGATTCCGGCTCAGATGCTTTCTCTGAACAGTTTTTTCGCCGCGTCGAGGGTCAGTTCCACCGGGTTGCCGCCGGCAGTCGGGTCGACGATCGCCATTTCCGCCATTTCATCGATGCGGTCGGTGCCGACGCCGAGCACGGAAAGCTTGTCCGGCACGCCGAGTTCTTCGCGCAGCTTCAGCACGTAGTCGTAGAAACCGTCGAAACCGCCGGCGATGCCGAGATAGGCGGCAGCGCGGGCGATCTTGTCCTCGATTGCCGGGCGGTTGAAGCGCAGCACCGGCGGCATTACGACGGCATTGGTCATGCCGTGATGGGTGTTGTAGATCGCGCCGACCGGATGGGAGAGCGAATGGATCGCGCCGAGTCCTTTCTGGAACGCGACCGCACCCATCGCTGCGGCACTCATCATGTTGGCGCGCGCTTCGATATCTGTGCCGTCCTTGTAGGCGCGCGGCAGGTATTCCTTGACGAGCCGCATGCCTTCGAGCGCAATGCCCGCCGACATCGGATGGTAGAAGGGCGAGGAATAGGCCTCCAGGCAGTGGGCGAAGGCATCCATGCCGGTACCGGCCGTGATGACCTTGGGCATGCCGACCGTCAGCTCCGGATCGCAGATCGTCACTCCCGGCAGGAACTTCGGGTGGAAGATCACCTTCTTCACGTGACTCGCCGAATTGGTGATGACGCTGGCGCGCCCCACTTCCGAACCAGTGCCGGCCGTCGTCGGAACAGCGACGATCGGAGCAATCCCTTCCACGCTCGCGCGCGTCCACCAGTCGCCGATATCCTCGAAATCCCAGACCGGCCGCGTCTGGCCGACCATGAAGGCGACGCATTTGCCGAGATCGAGGCCGGAACCGCCGCCGAAGGCAACGACGCCGTCATGGCCGCCGTCCTTGAATGCCTTCACGCCGGCTTCCAGGTTCTTGTCGTTCGGATTCGGGTCGACGTCCGCAAAGATGGCGCGGCCAAGGCCGCCAGCCTCGAGGATATCGAGCGCATTCTGCGTGATCGCCATCGGCGCAAGGCCACGGTCGGTTACGAGCAGCGGCTTTTTCATGCCGAGCGCCTTGCAATGGTCGGCAAGCTCCTTGATTCGGCCGGCGCCGAACTTGACGGCGGTCGGATAGCTCCAGTTGGCGGTGATGGTCATGCGGTTGCTTTCTTCAGGTGATAGGATTTCGGACGGGTAAGGTTGTGGAAGCCGAGGATCGAGAGCGAGCCGCCGCGGCCCGTTTCCTTGACCCCCGTCCAGCAGAGCGCCGGATCGAGATAATCGGCGCGGTTCATGAAGACAGTGCCGGTTTCAAGGTCGCGGCCGATGCGCGACGCGCGGTCGGCATCCTTCGTCCAGAGCGAAACGGTGAGGCCATACTGGCAATCGTTCATCAGCTCGATCGCCTCGGCGTCGTTCTTCACCTTCATGATGCCGACCGCCGGCCCGAAGGTTTCCTCCCGCATGAATTCCATCGAGTGATCAACATCGACGAGGACCTGCGGCGCGAGATAGGCGCCGCCGTCATCCTGCGGGAAAAGCTTGGGATCGATCAGCGTCTTGGCGCCCTTGGAAACGGCATCGGCGATCTGGTGGCGCACGGTTGCAGCAAAGCGCTTGTTGGCCATGGGCCCTAGCGTCGTCTCCGGATCGAGCGGATTGCCGAGTTTGTAGTTGGAAACCCACGCGACCGATTTCTCGACGAAGGCGTTGTAAAGCGATTCATGCACATAGATGCGCTCGATGCCGCAGCAGCACTGACCGGAATTGTAGGTTGCGCCGTCCATCAGCGTGTCGACAGCCGCATCAAGGTCCGCATCTTCCATTACATAGCCCGGATCCTTGCCCCCAAGCTCGAGGCCAAGGCCGGTGAAGGTACCGGCTGCGGCGCGTTCGATCGAGCGCCCCCCTTCGACTGAGCCGGTGAAATTGATGAAGTCGAAGCTCTTGGCCGCTATCAGCGCCGCCGTCGTGTCGTGATCGAGGAATAGGTTCTGGAACACGTCCGCCGGCACGCCCGCCTCGATGAAGGCGCGCACCATGCGTTCGCCGACCAGGATCGTCTGGCTCGCATGCTTGATGATGACCGTGTTGCCGGCCATCAGCGCCGGGGCGACCGTGTTGATCGCCGTCATGTAAGGGTAGTTCCAAGGCGCGATGACGAAGACGACGCCATGCGGCTCGCGCTCGATGCGCCGCTCGAAGCGTTCGCTCTCTTCGACAATGATTGGCTTCAGCGCATCGGCGGCGATAGAGGCGACATAGTTCGAACGCTCGTTGAAACCCCTGAACTCGCCGCCATAGCGCACCGGCCGGCCCATCTGCCAGGCGAGCTCGGGCACGACCTCGTCGACCATCTCGTTGAGCCGCGCGACGCCCGCGAGCACGAGCTGAACGCGCTCCTCGATCGGGCGCTTCGCCCAGCTTTTCTGGGCCAGACGCGCGTGGGCCACGGCCTGTCTGGCGAGTTCCAGCGGCATCGCGGGGCGCTCGGCGTAGACCTCGCCGTTAACCGGGGAAATGCATTTGATCATCGTCATGATCGTCATCCTGTTTCTGCCTAATTAAAACTTTCCCCGCCAGTTTCCCCTCCCCAAGGGGCTTGCTGACGGCATCGCTTTCGCCCAACCCAACGTCTCCACGAGTGGGGACGTTTCGGGCTACCGAAAGGGACGCGGCAAAGGAGCCCCTCCCCTTGTGGGAAGGGGTTGGGGAGGGGTCACATTTACGCTCTTTCGAAACCGCGTGCGACCTCCCAGTCGGTCACCCGCCGGTCATATTCCTCCTGCTCCCAGCGTGCCGCGCGGGTATAATGGTCGATGACGTCGTCGCCGAAGGCGGCGCGCAGCATCTTCGAACCGGTCAGCGCCTCGGTTGCGTCCCTCAGCGTGTGCGGGATCTCGCGTATATCCGTGCCGTGATAGGCATCGCCGACGAACGGCGCTTCGAGTTCCATCTTGCCCTCGATGCCGGAAATGCCGGCGGCGATCAATGCGGCAAAGGCAAGGTACGGGTTGAGGTCGGAACCGCCGACGCGGCATTCGATGCGGATCGCCTTGGTGTCCTCGCCGCAGAGGCGATAGCCGGCGGTACGGTTGTCCTTGCTCCAGATCGCCTTGGTCGGCGCGAATGTGCCCGCCATGAAGCGCTTGTAGGAATTGATGTAAGGCGCCAGGAAATAGGTGATCTCGCTCGCATGGGTCAGAAGACCAGCCACGTAGTGCCGCATCAGTTCCGACATGCCGTAATGCGCGCTCTTGTCGAAGAAGAGCGGCGTCTCGCCCTCGGCACTCCAGAGCGACTGGTGGATATGCGAGGAAGAGCCGGCAGCCGAATAGTTCCACTTAGCGAGGAAGGTGATGGCCTTGCCGCGCTGCCAGGCGATTTCCTTGCAGCCGTTCTTGATGATCGCATGGCGGTCGGCCATGGTCAGCGCATCGGCATAGCGGACGTTGATTTCCTCCTGGCCGGCCGAGGCCTCGCCCTTGGAATTTTCGACCGGAATGCCGGCCCCCTGGAGACCGTTGCGGATCGCCCGCATCACGTCCTCTTCCTTGGTCGTCTGGAAGATGTGATAGTCCTCATTGTAGCCGCTGGCGAGCTGCAGGTCGCGATAGCCGGACTGGCGCGCATCGTCATAGGATTGGTCGAAGAGGAAGAATTCCAGCTCGCTCGCCATGAAGGCCTTTAGGCCCATCGCCTCCAGCCGTCCGATCTGCTTCTTGAGGATGGCCCGGGGCGAATGCGGCACCTCTTCGTGCGTGTGGTGGTCGAGCACGTCGCAGAGCACCAGCGCCGTGCCTTCGAGCCACGGAATGCGCCGAAGCGTCGCGAGATCCGGCCTCATCGTATAGTCGCCATAGCCCTTCTCCCAGCTTGTCGCCTTGTAGCCGGAGACGGTCTCCATCTCGATGT
Proteins encoded:
- a CDS encoding DUF4432 family protein, giving the protein METTLCSTRDGVSGHLLFDRSSALDIAAFVFDGTDLSPGLAIPSDGDHRIDHALAGFLFTCGPDHIRHPEAVEGRDDGRRYPLHGSLAGTPVIRAEMSADGTRCQALTEVDLASGGKAAVERRWSVAENGQGVVLEDRVTNVGDSAFAPMMMYHMNIGGRLLGRETRIVTPSLESGLIGWQFGEGESAHFCIPAHHEDGWSEVSLTPLPGLGGRRLAVRFRVDTLPFLQMWRCQRGGANVISIEPASHRLAKRVELATSGELGVIEPGQSRSYALAFTVT
- a CDS encoding L,D-transpeptidase family protein; this translates as MKTGSIVTTATRTGLSLLAAAGLLIVELAPASAQEGYSRGGGDVILVTPNGEILDYMPGRDEVRAMRDHRGRTVLVDPWGNIVATVMPSDGYGRARRRQSDVDVYSNDGYGYRDDGYQDRGYGYSEPGEFTGTVPDYREPAPVEREELRDNLPGLMDGSEQAAYDPRYDEPLRQPMPPAISVKGKSRAEITALQVFLDREGFSPGVIDGKMGSNVTKAIEAWQQATGETLDPNNTEDILERLRFNGGLPITTYTITATDAAGPYVAAIPEDYAHKAMLPHLSFTSTVEMLGEKFHMDENYLRELNPGVDFSIPGTIIKVINPGPNKAGKVARIVADKGRKQVLAYDEADKLIAAYPSTIGSSDTPSPSGIVSVERIAFDPGYTYNPRINFQQGANDKILTLQPGPNGPVGTVWIALSKPTYGIHGTPDPSKIGKTQSHGCIRLTNWDATELGKMVSKGVTVEFVD
- a CDS encoding NAD(P)/FAD-dependent oxidoreductase, whose product is MATERALPNLWHATAPAAPETGPLTGDLSTDVAIIGGGFTGLSAALHLAEKGVKATVVEARMIGFGGSGRNVGLVNAGMWVKPDDLVATLGADAGNRLLKELGDGPSLVYDLVAKHDMQCEAVRNGTLHMAVGAEGLKDIKDREAQWKKRGAPVEVLSADKTHVVSGAEGFAGALLDRRAGTIQPLAYARGLARAALAAGASIFTDTPLVAATRQGDLWKLKAGRGTIIARHVILATNAYGGLVPDAPWKAHTQELTILPYFQFATNPLPEKVAARILPERQGTWDTGLVMTSFRMDQQNRLIFGSIGRLDAIAEGTHRAFAARSLRKLFPYIGDFRFEYWWDGSIGMTTNNLPAMHLLAPNVVSVSGYNGRGIAPGTVFGRALAGHVMGDDSAIPLSETPITPDPWRTVKSAFYHAGAQAKHFVDRRF
- a CDS encoding ParA family protein → MAVITFANAKGGAGKTTAALILSTELARQGNRVVVLDADPQRWITRWSEVSGRVANLEVISHITPASLPCHIRELKDEVDFIVIDLAGAKDAIVALALGLSDQVLIPVQGCAMDAQGAVQILELIRHIEQKATVRIKHSVVLTRVNSLVTTRALQTIKTLLASRGVAMLETPIVERAAYREIFECGGTLQTMDAGRVSNLDKARENALALAQEVLALLPVRYQRSWAARVPSWAQLRAA
- a CDS encoding iron-containing alcohol dehydrogenase, which gives rise to MTITANWSYPTAVKFGAGRIKELADHCKALGMKKPLLVTDRGLAPMAITQNALDILEAGGLGRAIFADVDPNPNDKNLEAGVKAFKDGGHDGVVAFGGGSGLDLGKCVAFMVGQTRPVWDFEDIGDWWTRASVEGIAPIVAVPTTAGTGSEVGRASVITNSASHVKKVIFHPKFLPGVTICDPELTVGMPKVITAGTGMDAFAHCLEAYSSPFYHPMSAGIALEGMRLVKEYLPRAYKDGTDIEARANMMSAAAMGAVAFQKGLGAIHSLSHPVGAIYNTHHGMTNAVVMPPVLRFNRPAIEDKIARAAAYLGIAGGFDGFYDYVLKLREELGVPDKLSVLGVGTDRIDEMAEMAIVDPTAGGNPVELTLDAAKKLFRESI
- a CDS encoding aldehyde dehydrogenase family protein encodes the protein MTMIKCISPVNGEVYAERPAMPLELARQAVAHARLAQKSWAKRPIEERVQLVLAGVARLNEMVDEVVPELAWQMGRPVRYGGEFRGFNERSNYVASIAADALKPIIVEESERFERRIEREPHGVVFVIAPWNYPYMTAINTVAPALMAGNTVIIKHASQTILVGERMVRAFIEAGVPADVFQNLFLDHDTTAALIAAKSFDFINFTGSVEGGRSIERAAAGTFTGLGLELGGKDPGYVMEDADLDAAVDTLMDGATYNSGQCCCGIERIYVHESLYNAFVEKSVAWVSNYKLGNPLDPETTLGPMANKRFAATVRHQIADAVSKGAKTLIDPKLFPQDDGGAYLAPQVLVDVDHSMEFMREETFGPAVGIMKVKNDAEAIELMNDCQYGLTVSLWTKDADRASRIGRDLETGTVFMNRADYLDPALCWTGVKETGRGGSLSILGFHNLTRPKSYHLKKATA
- a CDS encoding glutamine synthetase family protein, which translates into the protein MSYSFEELKEDVAAGRIDTVLACQVDMQGRLMGKRFHAEYFVESAWKETHSCNYLLATDIEMETVSGYKATSWEKGYGDYTMRPDLATLRRIPWLEGTALVLCDVLDHHTHEEVPHSPRAILKKQIGRLEAMGLKAFMASELEFFLFDQSYDDARQSGYRDLQLASGYNEDYHIFQTTKEEDVMRAIRNGLQGAGIPVENSKGEASAGQEEINVRYADALTMADRHAIIKNGCKEIAWQRGKAITFLAKWNYSAAGSSSHIHQSLWSAEGETPLFFDKSAHYGMSELMRHYVAGLLTHASEITYFLAPYINSYKRFMAGTFAPTKAIWSKDNRTAGYRLCGEDTKAIRIECRVGGSDLNPYLAFAALIAAGISGIEGKMELEAPFVGDAYHGTDIREIPHTLRDATEALTGSKMLRAAFGDDVIDHYTRAARWEQEEYDRRVTDWEVARGFERA